One part of the Sneathia vaginalis genome encodes these proteins:
- the rplJ gene encoding 50S ribosomal protein L10: MPAQYKVDEVKKLVSKLKDAKAVVFVDYKGISVNEDTELRRIARNSNVEYFVAKNRLIQIALKEVGMDADYGTLLEGTTSFVVGYEDGVAPSKTVYEYSKKINKLEIKGGYVDGGLVDKAMIEALAKLPTREELLAQVAYGLLSPVRMLAVALTNVAEQKN; encoded by the coding sequence ATGCCAGCACAATATAAAGTAGATGAAGTTAAGAAATTAGTTTCTAAACTAAAAGATGCTAAAGCTGTCGTATTTGTTGATTACAAGGGTATATCTGTTAATGAAGATACAGAATTAAGAAGAATTGCTAGAAATAGTAATGTTGAATACTTTGTAGCAAAAAATAGATTAATACAAATAGCATTAAAAGAAGTTGGAATGGATGCAGACTATGGTACTTTACTAGAAGGAACAACTTCATTTGTAGTTGGATATGAAGATGGTGTAGCTCCATCAAAGACAGTTTACGAATACAGTAAAAAGATCAACAAACTAGAAATTAAAGGTGGTTATGTTGACGGTGGATTAGTAGACAAGGCTATGATAGAAGCATTAGCTAAGTTACCAACAAGAGAAGAATTACTAGCTCAAGTAGCTTACGGATTATTAAGTCCAGTTCGTATGTTAGCAGTTGCATTAACAAACGTAGCTGAACAAAAAAACTAA
- a CDS encoding helix-turn-helix domain-containing protein, with product MTVDEVKKLIQDGEKIDVEFKESKDTITKDVFDTVCSFNNRNGGHILLGVNDKREIVGVNKDRVDKVIKEFTTSINNPQKIYPPLYLLPEVFEIDNKKIIHIRVPEGYRVCRHNGRIWDRSYEGDVNVTDNSELVYKLYARKQGSYFVNKVYPNLDISFLDSSVIAKAKKMAISRNQNHVWKEMSDEELLRSANLILTDPETKREGITLAAILLFGKDNSIMSVLPQHKTDAIFRVVNKDRYDDRDVVITNLIDSYERLIAFGQKHLNDLFVLDGIVNVNARDRILREIVSNTLAHRDYSSGYPAKMIIDDEKITVENSNLAHGFGALDLRKFEPFPKNPTISKVFREIGLADELGSGMRNTYKYTQLYSGRKPLFEEGDIFRTIIPLSKIATQKVGYQYSESQNEFEKIENNIKNIIKENNKVSRKEMAKLLNVGEKTVTRYIKEIKNIKYVGVGKNGHWEINE from the coding sequence ATGACGGTAGATGAAGTAAAAAAATTAATTCAAGATGGCGAAAAAATAGATGTAGAGTTTAAAGAATCTAAAGATACCATAACCAAAGATGTATTTGATACAGTATGTTCTTTTAATAATAGAAATGGAGGGCATATTTTACTTGGGGTAAACGATAAAAGAGAGATTGTTGGTGTTAATAAAGATAGAGTAGATAAAGTTATTAAAGAATTTACAACATCTATCAATAATCCTCAAAAAATTTATCCACCACTTTATTTACTACCAGAAGTATTTGAGATTGATAATAAGAAAATAATCCATATTAGAGTTCCAGAAGGATATAGAGTATGTAGACATAATGGTAGAATTTGGGATAGATCTTATGAGGGAGATGTTAATGTCACAGATAATTCGGAACTTGTGTATAAGCTATATGCAAGAAAGCAAGGTAGCTACTTTGTAAATAAAGTATACCCTAATCTTGATATTAGTTTTCTTGATTCTTCAGTTATTGCTAAAGCAAAGAAAATGGCTATTTCAAGAAATCAAAATCATGTATGGAAAGAAATGAGTGATGAAGAATTACTTAGAAGTGCTAACCTTATTCTTACAGATCCAGAAACAAAACGAGAAGGAATTACATTAGCTGCTATTTTGCTATTTGGGAAAGATAATTCAATTATGTCGGTTCTTCCTCAACACAAAACTGATGCAATATTTAGAGTTGTAAATAAGGATAGATATGATGACAGAGATGTTGTAATAACAAATTTAATTGATAGTTATGAAAGACTTATAGCATTTGGGCAAAAGCATTTAAATGACTTGTTTGTATTAGATGGAATTGTAAATGTAAATGCAAGAGATAGAATATTAAGAGAAATTGTTTCTAATACATTAGCACATAGAGATTACTCAAGTGGTTATCCTGCAAAAATGATTATTGATGATGAGAAAATTACCGTTGAAAATAGTAATTTAGCTCACGGATTTGGAGCATTAGATTTACGAAAATTTGAACCATTTCCTAAAAACCCAACTATATCTAAAGTATTCAGAGAAATAGGTCTTGCAGATGAATTAGGTTCAGGAATGAGAAATACATATAAGTACACACAACTTTATTCAGGAAGAAAACCTCTATTTGAAGAAGGAGATATATTTAGAACAATTATACCTCTAAGTAAGATAGCAACACAAAAAGTTGGGTATCAATATAGTGAGTCTCAAAATGAATTTGAAAAAATTGAAAATAATATAAAAAATATAATTAAAGAAAATAATAAAGTAAGCCGTAAAGAAATGGCTAAATTATTAAATGTTGGTGAAAAAACAGTTACAAGATATATTAAAGAAATTAAGAATATTAAATATGTAGGTGTAGGTAAAAATGGTCACTGGGAAATTAATGAATAG
- a CDS encoding FAD-dependent oxidoreductase: MFDLSLNLNEKDFSEMRSDSVYDVIVIGAGPSAISAAIYSIRKGLKVGIIADAIGGQVSTTNGIENIIGTISTTGPEFVNSLEKHAKEYEIPFYKGHLVNKIENGKIKTVVTDNGVEFKTKTVIISTGAKHRELNVKGESEFKGRGVHYCSTCDGPFYRNLDVVVAGGGNSGIEAAIDLSNIAKSVTVVEFMPELKADEVLQEKAKENEKIKILTNTAIKEIRGEQFVTNILVTDRKTNEDRELKVDGVFVEIGLKANTDNFKDLVKTNKIGEIEIDSVNRTDVDGIFAAGDCTDVAYKQIIIALGEGAKAALSAFNYIINH; the protein is encoded by the coding sequence ATGTTTGATTTAAGTCTTAATTTAAATGAAAAAGATTTTAGTGAAATGAGAAGTGATAGTGTTTATGATGTTATTGTAATAGGTGCAGGACCAAGTGCAATATCAGCAGCGATATATTCAATTAGAAAAGGATTAAAAGTTGGGATTATTGCAGATGCTATAGGAGGTCAAGTAAGTACAACTAATGGTATAGAAAATATTATAGGTACTATTTCTACAACAGGACCAGAATTTGTAAATTCATTAGAAAAACACGCTAAAGAGTATGAAATTCCTTTCTATAAGGGACATTTAGTGAATAAGATTGAAAATGGTAAAATAAAGACAGTTGTAACTGATAATGGTGTAGAGTTTAAAACAAAAACTGTAATTATATCAACTGGAGCAAAACATAGAGAACTAAATGTTAAGGGTGAAAGTGAATTTAAAGGTAGAGGTGTTCATTACTGTTCAACTTGTGATGGACCATTTTACAGAAATCTTGATGTAGTAGTAGCTGGAGGTGGAAATTCAGGTATAGAAGCAGCCATAGACTTATCAAATATTGCAAAATCTGTTACAGTAGTAGAATTTATGCCAGAATTGAAAGCAGATGAAGTTTTACAAGAAAAAGCAAAAGAAAATGAAAAGATAAAGATACTAACTAATACAGCAATAAAGGAAATTAGAGGAGAACAATTTGTAACTAATATATTAGTAACAGATAGAAAAACTAATGAAGATAGAGAGTTAAAAGTAGATGGCGTATTCGTTGAAATAGGGCTAAAAGCTAATACAGATAATTTTAAAGACTTAGTTAAGACAAACAAAATAGGTGAAATAGAGATAGATAGTGTTAATAGAACAGACGTTGACGGTATATTTGCTGCAGGTGACTGTACTGATGTAGCTTACAAGCAAATAATAATAGCGTTGGGTGAAGGTGCAAAAGCAGCACTATCAGCTTTTAATTATATTATAAACCACTAA
- the tyrS gene encoding tyrosine--tRNA ligase has product MTEVEIQKEVERQFNILKRGCEELINEEEFKKKLEKSIRTGKGLKVKLGIDPTGSDLHLGHAVPLRKLKQFQDLGHEPIFLIGTFTARIGDPTGKSETRKMLTMEQIEKNIETYLSQIGNILDIHKMTVMYNHEWLESLSLSDFLSLMSKFTVSQMISREDFAKRLKENKPVSLVEFMYPILQSYDSVHLEADVELGATEQKFNILKGRDLLRDFGKEPQVCMLMPILVGLDGVEKMSKSLNNYIGITDTPNDMFGKIMSISDDLMYVYYEQLTEVPLEEIERIKKEVHPMEAKKRLGEELVKIYYSSEEAKKAREYFENLFSKKNLDIELPTKEVSASSMGIIDLLVKELDFCKSTSEARRLIEQGAVKVNDDVVKDNKAVIEISHGMIIKAGKKKIVRIKKED; this is encoded by the coding sequence ATGACTGAAGTAGAAATTCAAAAAGAAGTTGAAAGACAATTTAACATTCTAAAAAGAGGTTGTGAAGAATTAATTAATGAGGAAGAGTTTAAGAAAAAACTTGAAAAAAGTATTAGAACAGGTAAAGGATTAAAAGTTAAATTAGGAATAGATCCAACTGGTAGTGACTTACATTTAGGTCATGCTGTACCACTTAGAAAGTTAAAACAATTCCAAGATTTAGGACATGAACCAATATTCTTAATTGGTACATTTACAGCAAGAATAGGAGATCCAACTGGTAAGAGTGAAACAAGAAAAATGCTTACTATGGAACAAATAGAAAAGAATATTGAAACTTATCTAAGCCAAATAGGGAATATATTAGACATACATAAAATGACAGTAATGTATAACCATGAATGGTTGGAATCACTAAGTTTATCAGATTTTTTAAGTTTAATGTCTAAATTTACAGTTTCACAAATGATATCACGTGAAGACTTTGCAAAAAGACTTAAGGAGAATAAGCCTGTATCATTAGTTGAATTCATGTATCCTATACTTCAATCATATGATTCAGTACATTTAGAAGCAGATGTTGAATTAGGTGCTACAGAACAAAAATTCAACATTTTAAAGGGTAGAGACTTATTAAGAGATTTTGGAAAAGAACCACAAGTATGTATGCTAATGCCTATACTAGTAGGTTTAGATGGTGTGGAAAAAATGAGTAAATCACTTAATAACTATATTGGTATAACTGACACACCTAATGATATGTTTGGTAAAATTATGTCTATATCTGATGACTTAATGTACGTTTACTATGAACAATTAACAGAAGTACCTTTAGAAGAAATAGAAAGAATTAAAAAAGAAGTTCATCCTATGGAAGCAAAGAAAAGATTAGGAGAAGAATTAGTTAAGATATATTACTCTAGTGAAGAAGCTAAAAAAGCAAGAGAATATTTTGAAAACTTATTCTCAAAGAAAAATCTTGATATAGAGTTGCCTACAAAAGAAGTTAGTGCTAGTAGCATGGGTATAATAGATCTATTAGTTAAAGAACTTGATTTTTGTAAATCAACTAGTGAAGCAAGAAGACTTATAGAACAAGGTGCTGTTAAAGTAAATGACGATGTGGTTAAGGATAATAAGGCGGTAATAGAAATATCACATGGTATGATAATAAAGGCAGGAAAGAAGAAGATTGTAAGAATCAAAAAGGAGGACTGA
- a CDS encoding glycerate kinase, whose protein sequence is MKILIAPDSFKNCLSSQKICEIFRKNCINDVITCPMADGGEGTVNTLVNATNGRYITKRVHGPNYNKVYATYGILGDKKTAVIEVASCAGIALVKKRNPFYTTTYGLGELILDALDKGIRDFIIGLGGSSTNDAGIGMLRALGIKMYSTDKTEIIHAKDICKICEIDRTHFDKRIKESNFLIASDVTNPFTGINGASFVFGPQKGATKSMAKKLDDNFKHFEKILGRNLEFKGAGAAGGLGACFVVFFNANLEKGIDIVNRICKLEEKIQDADIVITGEGRSDSQTKFGKTPYGILCLAKKYNKPVYLFSGRIIDSEELLDLGFDKLVEISPKDVTMSYAIRNTKRFLIETIKRIGI, encoded by the coding sequence ATGAAAATACTTATTGCTCCAGATTCATTCAAGAACTGTTTAAGTTCACAAAAAATCTGCGAAATTTTTAGAAAAAATTGTATTAATGATGTAATTACTTGTCCCATGGCTGATGGTGGCGAAGGAACTGTAAATACTTTAGTTAATGCAACTAATGGAAGATATATAACAAAAAGAGTGCATGGACCTAATTACAATAAGGTTTATGCAACCTACGGTATTTTAGGTGATAAAAAAACTGCTGTAATAGAAGTTGCTAGTTGTGCTGGCATAGCATTGGTTAAAAAAAGAAATCCTTTTTACACCACTACATATGGTCTTGGAGAATTAATACTAGATGCTCTAGACAAAGGAATACGTGACTTCATAATAGGACTTGGTGGCAGTAGCACTAATGATGCTGGAATAGGTATGCTACGTGCTTTAGGGATTAAAATGTACAGTACAGATAAAACTGAAATCATACATGCAAAAGATATATGTAAGATATGTGAAATAGATAGAACACATTTTGATAAAAGAATTAAAGAATCTAATTTTTTAATAGCTAGTGATGTTACTAATCCTTTTACAGGTATTAATGGAGCCTCATTTGTTTTTGGACCACAAAAAGGTGCAACAAAAAGTATGGCTAAAAAACTAGATGATAATTTTAAACATTTTGAAAAAATTTTAGGAAGGAATTTAGAATTTAAAGGTGCTGGTGCTGCTGGAGGATTAGGTGCTTGTTTTGTTGTGTTCTTTAATGCAAACTTAGAAAAAGGCATAGATATTGTAAACCGTATCTGCAAATTAGAAGAAAAGATTCAAGATGCCGATATTGTCATTACTGGTGAGGGTAGATCAGATAGTCAAACAAAATTTGGTAAAACACCTTACGGTATCTTATGCCTAGCAAAGAAATACAATAAGCCTGTTTATCTATTCTCTGGTAGAATTATTGACAGCGAAGAACTTTTAGACTTGGGCTTTGATAAATTAGTGGAAATAAGTCCTAAGGATGTGACTATGTCATATGCAATAAGGAATACCAAAAGATTTTTAATTGAAACAATAAAACGCATAGGAATATAA
- a CDS encoding 5'-nucleotidase, lipoprotein e(P4) family has protein sequence MKLSKKVFALLATTITIASFAADKTYTLTANQLMARENTMSTYWYQTSVEAKALYLQGYKLATKNLAQIIKKHHKKPIAIVLDIDETVLDNSQYQAQNIKDGTEFDSKTWDEWVQLGKAKAVPGAKEFLRFANKNKVKIFFISDRAGNQVDITKKNLENEGIPVQSTKSLLFKNLGSKVERMNNVKKHYDIVMLFGDNICDFGDFSTTSMADREKKLEEVKAEFGDKFIIFPNPMYGTFERTIYKEKKAKTTEEKMEVKHNLLKGYK, from the coding sequence ATGAAATTATCTAAAAAAGTATTTGCTTTATTAGCAACTACTATTACTATAGCAAGTTTTGCAGCAGACAAAACTTATACATTAACTGCTAACCAATTAATGGCTAGAGAAAATACTATGAGTACTTATTGGTACCAAACATCTGTTGAAGCTAAAGCTCTATACCTTCAAGGTTACAAGCTTGCAACAAAGAACTTAGCACAAATCATTAAAAAACATCACAAAAAACCTATAGCTATTGTTCTTGATATAGATGAAACTGTATTAGATAATAGTCAATATCAAGCACAAAATATTAAAGATGGTACTGAATTTGATTCTAAAACTTGGGATGAATGGGTACAATTAGGTAAGGCTAAAGCTGTTCCTGGTGCTAAAGAATTTTTAAGATTTGCTAATAAGAATAAAGTTAAAATCTTCTTTATCTCTGATAGAGCTGGTAATCAAGTAGATATTACTAAGAAGAATCTTGAAAATGAAGGAATACCTGTTCAAAGTACAAAGAGTCTATTATTCAAAAATTTAGGTTCAAAAGTTGAAAGAATGAATAATGTTAAAAAACATTATGATATCGTAATGTTATTCGGAGATAACATCTGTGACTTTGGAGACTTTTCTACAACTTCAATGGCAGATAGAGAAAAGAAGTTAGAAGAAGTTAAAGCTGAATTTGGTGATAAATTCATTATCTTCCCTAACCCTATGTATGGTACATTTGAAAGAACTATTTACAAAGAAAAGAAAGCAAAAACAACTGAAGAAAAAATGGAAGTTAAACACAATTTACTTAAGGGATATAAATGA
- a CDS encoding nucleoside 2-deoxyribosyltransferase produces MKVYLAGALFNEAEVEQRKKEGRILRKNFPNLDIFNPIDQPFNENKQSLPTPEEIYTNDANAVKNCDIAIFDLTNEDAGVMVELGLAIAYGKIIIGINSDIRLKSSNKYDIPTYGMNHFVLGGILKYGKLVYSFNEVVEELKKIVK; encoded by the coding sequence ATGAAGGTATATTTAGCAGGTGCTTTATTCAATGAAGCAGAAGTAGAACAAAGAAAAAAAGAAGGGAGAATTTTAAGAAAAAATTTTCCTAACTTAGATATATTTAATCCAATAGATCAACCTTTTAATGAAAATAAGCAAAGTTTACCTACACCAGAAGAAATTTATACAAATGATGCAAACGCTGTAAAAAATTGTGATATTGCAATATTTGATTTAACAAATGAAGATGCTGGAGTTATGGTTGAACTTGGTTTAGCAATAGCATATGGGAAGATAATAATTGGAATAAATTCAGATATTAGATTAAAATCTAGTAACAAGTATGATATACCAACATATGGAATGAATCACTTTGTTTTAGGTGGAATATTAAAATATGGTAAATTAGTATATTCATTTAATGAAGTGGTAGAAGAGTTGAAAAAAATTGTAAAATAA
- a CDS encoding phosphoglycerate kinase: protein MKKKTVEDLQVLGKKVLVRVDFNVPIKEGVIKDDNRIKAALPTLKYLLSKGAKVIAFSHLGRIKEEADKKSKTLLPVSKRLAELLGQEVKFVPQTRGKELEDAISNLKNGEILMFENTRFEDLDGKAESKNNPELGKYWASLGDMFVNDAFGTAHRAHASNVGISENLKGNTAVGYLMEKEIKFLGGAVDNPKKPYVAILGGAKVSDKIAVIENLIEKADKILIGGGMMFTFLKAKGLNTGKSLLEEDKLDLAKEILAKAEAKGVKLVLPIDTVVAKEFNNDAPHKTVSVEDIASDDMGLDIGEKTVELFKKELEGAKTVVWNGPMGVFEMSNYAKGTIGVCEAIANLKDAITIIGGGDSAAAAIQLGYSDKFSHISTGGGASLEYLEGKVLPGLAAIDNKSCGCSCE from the coding sequence ATGAAAAAGAAAACTGTTGAAGATTTACAAGTTTTAGGTAAAAAAGTTTTAGTAAGAGTAGATTTTAATGTACCTATTAAAGAAGGTGTAATTAAGGATGATAATAGAATAAAAGCAGCATTACCTACATTAAAATATCTTTTAAGTAAAGGAGCTAAAGTTATTGCATTCTCACACTTAGGACGTATAAAAGAAGAAGCAGATAAGAAGAGTAAGACATTATTACCTGTTTCAAAAAGATTAGCAGAACTTTTAGGACAAGAAGTTAAATTCGTTCCACAAACAAGAGGTAAAGAATTAGAAGATGCAATTTCAAACTTAAAAAATGGTGAAATCTTAATGTTTGAAAACACAAGATTTGAAGATTTAGATGGTAAGGCTGAATCAAAGAACAATCCTGAATTAGGTAAATACTGGGCAAGTTTAGGAGATATGTTCGTAAATGATGCATTTGGTACAGCACATAGAGCACATGCTTCAAATGTTGGAATTTCTGAAAACTTAAAAGGAAATACAGCTGTTGGATACCTAATGGAAAAGGAAATAAAGTTCTTAGGTGGTGCAGTTGATAATCCTAAAAAACCTTATGTTGCAATTTTAGGTGGAGCTAAAGTTTCTGACAAGATTGCAGTTATAGAAAACTTAATTGAAAAAGCTGATAAAATACTAATAGGTGGTGGAATGATGTTTACATTCCTAAAAGCTAAGGGATTAAATACAGGTAAATCACTATTAGAAGAAGATAAACTAGACTTAGCTAAAGAAATTTTAGCTAAAGCTGAAGCAAAAGGTGTTAAGTTAGTATTACCTATCGATACAGTTGTTGCAAAAGAATTTAATAATGATGCACCTCATAAGACAGTATCAGTAGAAGATATAGCTTCTGATGATATGGGATTAGATATAGGGGAAAAGACTGTAGAATTATTCAAGAAAGAATTAGAAGGTGCAAAGACAGTTGTATGGAATGGACCTATGGGAGTATTTGAAATGAGTAACTATGCTAAGGGAACAATAGGTGTTTGTGAAGCTATAGCTAACTTAAAAGATGCAATTACAATTATAGGTGGTGGAGATTCAGCAGCAGCTGCAATCCAATTAGGATACAGCGACAAGTTCTCACACATTTCAACAGGTGGTGGAGCATCATTAGAATACTTAGAAGGAAAAGTATTACCAGGATTAGCAGCAATAGACAACAAGTCTTGTGGATGTAGCTGTGAATAA
- the gap gene encoding type I glyceraldehyde-3-phosphate dehydrogenase has protein sequence MSVKVAINGFGRIGRLALRLMINDPEFDVVAVNDLTDPAMLAHLFKYDSSQGKFNGEIKVEEGAFVVNGKTIKSFSNANPEELPWGELGVDVVLECTGFFVKKEKAEAHIKAGAKKVVISAPAKGDGVKTVVYNVNHEILDGSETVISGASCTTNCLAPMANVLEKVFGIECGSMTTIHAYTGDQNTLDAPHRKGDFRRARAAAVNIVPNTTGAAKAIKLVIPSLAGKLDGAAQRVPVPTGSLTELVTVLKKKVTVEEVNEAMKKAATESFGYNEEPIVSSDIVGSHFGSIFDATQTKVIEAGDHQLVKTVAWYDNEMSYTAQLIRTLKYFVELSK, from the coding sequence ATGTCAGTAAAAGTGGCAATTAATGGATTTGGTAGAATAGGACGTCTTGCATTAAGACTTATGATTAACGATCCAGAATTTGACGTAGTTGCAGTAAACGATTTAACAGATCCTGCAATGTTAGCACACTTATTTAAATACGATTCATCACAAGGGAAATTTAATGGTGAAATTAAAGTAGAAGAAGGAGCATTTGTTGTTAATGGTAAAACAATTAAATCATTCTCTAATGCAAATCCTGAAGAATTACCTTGGGGAGAATTAGGTGTAGACGTAGTATTAGAATGTACTGGATTCTTTGTTAAGAAAGAAAAAGCAGAAGCTCACATAAAAGCAGGAGCAAAGAAAGTTGTAATTTCTGCTCCAGCAAAAGGAGACGGTGTTAAAACTGTAGTATATAACGTAAACCACGAAATCTTAGATGGTTCTGAAACTGTTATATCAGGTGCTTCATGTACAACTAACTGTTTAGCTCCAATGGCTAACGTATTAGAAAAAGTATTTGGTATTGAATGTGGATCAATGACAACTATACACGCATACACAGGAGACCAAAACACATTAGATGCACCACACAGAAAGGGAGACTTCAGACGTGCAAGAGCAGCAGCTGTAAATATTGTTCCTAATACAACAGGTGCAGCAAAAGCTATTAAATTAGTTATCCCTTCATTAGCAGGAAAATTAGATGGTGCTGCACAAAGAGTACCAGTTCCTACAGGATCATTAACAGAATTAGTAACAGTTTTAAAGAAAAAAGTTACAGTTGAAGAAGTTAATGAAGCTATGAAGAAAGCTGCAACAGAATCATTTGGTTACAATGAAGAACCAATCGTATCTTCAGATATAGTTGGAAGCCACTTTGGATCAATATTTGATGCAACTCAAACAAAAGTTATTGAAGCAGGAGATCATCAATTAGTTAAAACTGTTGCATGGTATGATAATGAAATGTCATATACAGCTCAATTAATAAGAACATTAAAATATTTTGTTGAATTATCAAAATAA
- a CDS encoding RluA family pseudouridine synthase, producing the protein MKSFRLDRSTHRMKISEYLREIQNYSSRSLRRVLVYLDNKQVRLTKKLPSSGTLKVVEKEKETNIKPIQMELDIVYEDQDLLIINKPYGLVTHPTLKKVDVTLANGVVYYLNTVPRFYNRLDMDTTGLIIVAKNSYTQSFLQNYGNVRKKYLAIVEGKLEKETIIEKNIYRPENEIKRIIDEKGQYAKTKVRPIEYNEKRDISLVECELFTGRTHQIRVHLSHIGHPILGDKLYSDKENNDVKRQMLHSYSLEFIHPRTKEKMDITIEAYDDMKKILKKYSKND; encoded by the coding sequence ATGAAATCATTTAGACTAGATAGAAGTACACACAGAATGAAAATATCTGAATATTTACGAGAAATTCAAAATTATTCATCAAGAAGTTTGAGAAGAGTACTTGTATATTTGGATAATAAGCAAGTAAGGTTAACTAAAAAATTACCATCAAGTGGGACATTAAAAGTTGTTGAAAAAGAAAAAGAGACAAATATTAAGCCTATACAAATGGAATTAGATATAGTCTATGAAGATCAAGATTTATTGATAATAAATAAGCCATATGGACTTGTAACACATCCTACTCTAAAAAAGGTTGATGTAACTTTAGCTAATGGAGTGGTTTACTATTTAAACACTGTTCCAAGGTTCTATAATAGACTTGATATGGATACAACAGGATTGATAATAGTAGCTAAAAATAGCTATACACAGTCTTTTTTACAAAATTATGGTAATGTTAGAAAAAAATATTTAGCTATTGTAGAAGGTAAGTTAGAAAAGGAAACTATAATAGAAAAGAATATATATAGACCTGAAAATGAGATAAAAAGAATAATTGATGAAAAAGGTCAGTATGCAAAGACCAAGGTTAGACCAATAGAATATAACGAAAAAAGAGATATATCTTTGGTAGAGTGTGAACTATTTACGGGTAGAACGCATCAAATAAGGGTACACTTATCACATATAGGCCATCCTATACTAGGAGATAAGTTGTACAGTGATAAAGAAAATAACGATGTCAAAAGGCAGATGTTACATTCATATAGCTTAGAATTTATACACCCAAGAACAAAAGAAAAAATGGACATAACAATAGAAGCGTATGATGATATGAAAAAAATATTAAAAAAATATTCAAAAAATGATTAA